The proteins below come from a single Apium graveolens cultivar Ventura unplaced genomic scaffold, ASM990537v1 ctg4982, whole genome shotgun sequence genomic window:
- the LOC141702386 gene encoding secreted RxLR effector protein 161-like — MDQKLQLDKDEGRELVNATEYRCIVGCLRYLTHSLPDITYVVGVVSRFMEQPTVKHKQAVKQILRYIKGTISYGLRYTRNSYRNALSSYIDTDMAGDVVDRRSTGGMYFYLNGNLISWTSQKQRVIALSSCEAEYMAATLVACQSIWLRGLLRKVLRQQVGSVILYIDNKSAIELMKNPVLHGRSKHIDVRFHFIWEYIEHGELVVQYVGTQKQKADILTKALGRVKFEIMQEQIGLCDIAAEESKVKT, encoded by the coding sequence ATGGATCAGAAACTTCAGTTGGACAAGGATGAAGGCAGAGAACTGGTGAATGCTACTGAATATCGATGCATTGTTGGGTGTTTAAGGTATTTAACCCATTCTCTTCCTGATATAACTTATGTTGTGGGTGTCGTTAGCAGATTTATGGAGCAGCCAACAGTCAAACATAAACAAGCGGTGAAGCAAATACTGAGGTATATAAAAGGAACGATAAGCTATGGCCTGAGATATACACGTAATAGCTACAGAAATGCACTATCTAGTTATATAGACACTGACATGGCTGGGGATGTGGTTGACAGGAGAAGCACGGGAGGAATGTACTTCTATCTAAATGGGAATTTGATATCATGGACATCACAAAAACAAAGGGTGATTGCATTATCGTCGTGTGAAGCTGAATACATGGCGGCTACGCTGGTAGCATGTCAGAGCATTTGGTTACGAGGTCTGTTAAGGAAGGTATTGAGACAACAGGTTGGGTCAGTCATATTATACATTGATAATAAGTCTGCAATAGAGCTGATGAAAAATCCTGTTCTGCATGGGAGGAGTAAGCATATAGACGTGAGGTTTCATTTTATCTGGGAGTACATCGAGCATGGGGAGCTAGTTGTTCAGTATGTTGGCACACAGAAGCAAAAGGCAGACATTCTAACGAAGGCACTCGGACGTGTCAAGTTCGAGATCATGCAAGAGCAGATTGGACTCTGTGACATTGCAGCAGAAGAAAGTAAGGTGAAGACGTAG